DNA from Streptomyces rishiriensis:
GATTCCGAAGACGGGGACGTCGGTGCTTGTCACGAGGTCGATGAGGGGCCGGTAGTGGTCGCGATCGTAGGCCCGCACCTTGGTGCCGCTGAGGACGATCGCCTGGTAGCGGCCGTCGAGCCGGGCGGGCACGGAGGCCGCGTCGACCGTATCGGTCGCCGAGCCCAACTCCTCGAACCTCCCGCGGAGTTGTTTCAGGGACAGGGTTCCGTTGTTGACGACCAGTACCCGGGGTTGCGCCACGTGTTCGCTCCTCAGATTCGCGTGATGACGGTGCCGGTGCGGGCGGCGAGCAGGTCGGTGACGGGTGCGCTGCCGATGACGACCCGCTGTACGCCGTGCCCGAGTGCCTCGCCCGCGGCCCGCAGCTTCTTGCGCATGCCGCCGGTGGCGCCCTTGTCACGGAATCTGGCGGCCGCCTTCTCGGTGATGCGGCGCACCGGCTCCCCGTCGATCAGCAGGTGGGCGACGTCCGTGACGAGGACGAGGTCGGTCGCGCCGGTGGCGCCGGCGACGGCGGCGGCGGCCCGGTCGGCGTCGGTGTTCACCTCCTGGCCCGCTGCGTTGCGGGCCAGAGGGGTGACGAGGTAGGCGTGGCGGGGTTCCAGGTTCTTCAGCGGCGCCGGGTCCACGCCGGTGATGGGACCCACCAGGTTCTCCAGCTCGACGAGCTGTTTGTCCCGCCACCACCAGCGCTCGCCGTCGCCGGCGCTGACCAGGCCGTCGCTGCCGAGCAGCCGTTCCGCGGCGACGCCGCGCCGTTCCAGTCGGCCGAGGACGTCCTCGGCCAGCTCGGCGCTGACGGTCTTGATGTCGGCGATGACCTCGGGCGTGGTCCAGCGGCTCTGGTTGCCGTACCGGTCGCGCAGCACCGCCGACGGCTCGCTGTAGCGGGGGCTGAGCCTCTTCAGCGGCTTGGACCAGCCGTGCACGAGGATCAGCGGACGGTCCTGGCCGTGCCGGGCGAGGTCGTCCCACCACGCGCCGTCGAGGTCGTCGAGGCAGCTGCCGCCGAGCTTCACCACGGTCGGCGGGCGGTGGTCCGGCCGGCTCACGCGGGCATCACCGGCTGCATCGTCAGGCCCGTCTCCTCGGGCAGTCCGAACCGCCTGTTCACGACCTGCACGGCCTGGCCGGCGGCACCCTTGACGAGGTTGTCGAGGGCGGCGAGTACGACGATGCGGCCGCCCGCGCCCTGGTCCTCGTCGAGCAGGACGGTCACGTCGCAGAAGTTGGAGCCGAGGACGGCCTGCGGGTCGGGCACCGGGATCATCGTCTCGGCGTGCCGCCGCACCCGCACGAAGGGGTGTCCCTTGTAGAAGCGCAGATACGCCCGTTGCAGTTCACGCTGGTCGACGCTCTGGTCGGTGAACACGTAGGAGCTGGTGAGCAGACCGCGCACGTGGGACACGCCGTACGCGGACATGCTCAGGGAGCCGAGGGTGCCCGGCTTGGCGCGCCTGAGGAAGTCACCCACCTCGGCGGCGTGCCGGTGCCCGGTGGGGGCGTACGGGGCGATGGCCCCGCTGCGGAAGGGGTGCAGGTCGGCGGTGCGCAGCTGGAGGCCGCCGCCGCTGGAGCCGCTCTTGCCGTCGACCACCACGGTCCGCAGCTCCAGGCCGAGGCCGAGGGTGAGCGGGGCGAGCCCGAGGGTGATCGCGGTTGCGTAGCAGCCGGGCAGCGAGATCAGCGCGGCGTCCGCCAGCTGGTCGCCGATCAGTTCGGGTACGCCGTACACGAATCGGTCCGCGAGGTCGGTACGCCGTTTCACCTTCGGGTACCAGCGGTCGTGCAGCTCGGGGGTGCGGATCCGGAAGGCGCCGCTGAGGTCCACGACGGCCGGGACCCGGTCGGCGAGCAGTCCGGCCAGCTCCGCCGAGACCGGCGCCGGGGTGGCCAGGAAGACGACGTCGCACTCGGCGGCGATGTCCTCGGTGACGGGCCGCACGGTCAGGCCGTGGTCGATGCGCAGATTCGGGTGAAGTTCGGCCGGGCGTCTGCCGATGTGGGAGGAGCCGCCCAGGAAGGTCAGCTCCAGGTCCGGATGTTGGGTGATCAGCCTGATGAGTTCGCCGCCGGCGAGCCCCGAGGCGCCCACGACTCCTGCGCGGATCATGCGAGCAGCTCCTGCACGTAGCGGCCGATGGCCGACGGGATGTCCGCGCCGGTCGCCGAGGCCACGGCCCGGAAGCCGGGAGCGTGGTTGACCTCGTTGACGACGGGCCCGTCGGGGGAGTGGAAGAGGTCGACCCCGTAGATGCCGGGGCCGAGTTCGGACACGACCTGGTCGATGATCTTCAGTACGTCGGGGTCGTGGGCGACGGCGCGGCTGCTGTTGCCGAGAGCCGCGTTGTTGCGCCAGTCGGCGCCGCCGCTCTCGAACTCCGCGGCGGCGACCAGCTCGCGTCCGACCACGAGGCAGCGCACGGACGTGCCGCCCAGGTACGGCTCCACCAGGCACGCCTGCTCGAAGGCGTGTCCGAGGTCCTCGACGTAGTCGTACACGGACTGGGCGGTGTCGGCGTGCCGGATGAGGGTGACCCGCTTGCCCATGCCGCCGAAGACGGGCTTGAGGACCAGCGGCAGGGGCAGCTCGTCGAGTGCCTGCTGGAAGTCCTTGCGGGAGAGGACCAGCCGGAAGTCCGGCACCGGTACGCCCGCGGTGCGCAGCAGCGCGCGCAGGACGGCCTTGTTCTCACAGGCGTGGATCGCCCGGGCGGTGTTCAGGGCGGGCACTCCGGCCGCCTCCGCGAGGGTGGCGATCAGCCCTCCGCGGGTGTAGCTGCGACTTCGCACCAGCAATGCGTCGTAGCCGAGGAGGGACGGCGCGTCGGGCCCGCCCAGACCGAGGGACTCGTCGTTGACCCAGTCGAGGCGCAGGCCGAAGGCCGGGGCGGCCTCGATCAGCCGGCGTTCCTCCCAGCTGATCCGGTCCGCGACGACGGCCACCGTGCTGCCCATGTCACTGCCCCCAGTCACGGAGCTGCACCTCGACCATCTGAAGTGTCAGTCGGCCGTCCTTGATGTCCTCGACGCGGAGCGTGAGGATGCATTCGGGGCAGGACAGGGTCTCGCCCTGGAGGACGGGCGGCACGGTCAGGCCGGTCTCGCACTCGGGGCAGGTGCCGGTGAGGGTCGCGCTGGGCATGGGTCAACTCCGTTGTTCGTGTGACGGGTCGGTGGTGGAGGCGGGGCCGGGCGGCCCGGGCGGGACGCGGACCCGGCTCCCGGAGAGGGGGTTCAGGCGGGCCTGAAGTCGATGGCGGCCTTGCGGATCGCGTCCCGGTCGAGCAGCGGACGGCCCTGACGCTCCTGCTGTCGGCCGAGCCAGGCCGTGAAGGCGTCGATGTCGACCGAGACGCCCGAGTCGGCGAGGGCCCACTTGACGAGGGCGGGGGTGAGTCGCGTTCGCACCAGCAACTCACGGCTGTTCCCGACCAGTTCGGCGGGCAGTGTCTCGTACGCCTCCGGATGGCTGAGCTGGCCGGGCAGCTCGTAGGCGAAGGCGTGCGGTGTGGTCGGCCCCGACTGGAAGGCGTCGCCGAGTCCGGCCCCTTCGAGCGCGACGCGCGACAGCTCGGTGAGGTGGGTCAGATCGAAGCGGGTGTCCCCATGGATGACGCGCAGCGAGGTCAGCAGCTCGGCCAGTGGGGCGTTGCCACCGCGTTCGCCGATACCCCCGACGGTCGCGGAGACCCACCGCGCGCCCGCGCGGACGGCGGCGAGGGAGTTGGCGACGGCCATGCCCAGCATGTTGTGCGAGTGGATCTCGATCTCGGAGCCGTCGATCGCGGTGAGGTCCGCGATCACCTTCTCCATCTGCCACGGCGAAAGATAGGCGACGGTCTCCGCGAGCCGGAACCGGTCCGCTCCCGCCTCGAAGCCCGCGGCGACGTAGGGCACGAGCCGCTCGCGAGGGGTGCGGGCGCCGTCCTCGCCGCTGAAGGTGACGTGGAAGCCGCGCTCCTTGGCCTGCGTGATGGCCGAACGGGCCAGTGTCTGGAGGAACTTGGCACTGGGCGAGCCGAGTTTCAGCCGGGCGTGCTGCTCGGAGGTGGGGATGGAGTACATGACGTGTCGCACCCCCAGGCGTTCCGCCTCGTCCAGGGCCTGCGCGACCTGCCGGCGGTCCCGGACGACGACGAGCGTCATGCTGCGCTCGGGACCGACCGCCTCGTGGGTGGCGAGGACGAGGTCCGCGTCCTTGGCGTCCGGTCCGGACACCATGCCCACCTCGACCAACTCGACGCCGGTGCGCACCAGGAGGTCCGCGATGACCGCCGCGTCCTCGGGACCGAACTCGACGCCCGCCATGTGGGCCGAGTCCCGCAGGGTCGCGTCGGATATGTGGGGCAGCTCCGGCGATATCTCGGGATTTCCTGCTGCTGCCATTTCCTTCGCTCCTTATTTCGGAATGGCCGGTCTGGTGCTGCTGCCAAGCCTCCGCCGCACGGCAGGGAAGGGCAAGATCTTTTGTGTCAGGTCTCTGTGGGGGAATGTCAGGGACTGTCAGGAGGGAAAGCAAGTGCAAATGCCGCGTGCGGTGTACGACAATTCGGCGGGCCCGAACCGCCATTGCCCCGACCGGCGTTCTACTGTGCGGCCATGGATCTCTTCTCGCTGCCCCGGCTGGGGGTCGTCGTCCCGCCGGAGAACCCGACTGCCGAACCGGAGTTCAACAGCCTTGTCGGCTCCGGCATGAATGTGTACACGTCCCGTTTCCCGGTGACTCCCGGAATCGGGCTCCGGGAGATGCTGGACCTGTACAACGAGGTGCTTCCCGAGACCCTCGGCAACTTCGGCGGCATGCGCCTGGACGCCGCCGTGGTGGCGTGCAGCGCGTCGCACTATCTGCTCGACCCCGAGGGCGATCGCGCCTACTGCGCCGAGCTGTCCGCGCGCGCGGGCTTTCCCGTGCAGTCGTCGACGCAGGCCATCCTGGCCGTGTGCGAGGCACTCGGGGTGACCCGTCTGACGCTCGTCTCCCCGTACCAGCCATGGCTCAGTGACACGTCCCTGGCCTTCTGGGAGCGGGCCGGCCTCACGGTCGACGGCCTGCTGCTGGTACCGGCGGCCACCGATCCCGCCGGGGGCGAGCACTACGACCCCTACGAGGTCAGCACCGGGGCGATCCTGCGGCGTATACGCGAGCACGGGCTCCCCGACGACACCGCCGTGCTGTTCACCGGTACCGGCATGGGTACCCTCGCCGCCCTCACCGAGCTCGCCCGGGAGCAACCGCACCGCACGCTGCTGACCTCGAATCTCGCTTCGGCCTGGTGGGCGCGGCGTGCGGTGGGCGGCGGCGCCGAGGAGACGCATCCGCTGCTACGGCGCCTGGAGCGCGGGGCCGCGTGAGGTCCCGGCCGTCCGTGCGGTCCGCCGGGCGGGCCCCGGGGCGCGGTGAGCGCCTCGGTGGCGCTCCCCGGGGCCTGCCGTCGGCGGACGTGTCAGCC
Protein-coding regions in this window:
- the argC gene encoding N-acetyl-gamma-glutamyl-phosphate reductase, producing the protein MIRAGVVGASGLAGGELIRLITQHPDLELTFLGGSSHIGRRPAELHPNLRIDHGLTVRPVTEDIAAECDVVFLATPAPVSAELAGLLADRVPAVVDLSGAFRIRTPELHDRWYPKVKRRTDLADRFVYGVPELIGDQLADAALISLPGCYATAITLGLAPLTLGLGLELRTVVVDGKSGSSGGGLQLRTADLHPFRSGAIAPYAPTGHRHAAEVGDFLRRAKPGTLGSLSMSAYGVSHVRGLLTSSYVFTDQSVDQRELQRAYLRFYKGHPFVRVRRHAETMIPVPDPQAVLGSNFCDVTVLLDEDQGAGGRIVVLAALDNLVKGAAGQAVQVVNRRFGLPEETGLTMQPVMPA
- a CDS encoding ATP-grasp domain-containing protein, whose protein sequence is MGSTVAVVADRISWEERRLIEAAPAFGLRLDWVNDESLGLGGPDAPSLLGYDALLVRSRSYTRGGLIATLAEAAGVPALNTARAIHACENKAVLRALLRTAGVPVPDFRLVLSRKDFQQALDELPLPLVLKPVFGGMGKRVTLIRHADTAQSVYDYVEDLGHAFEQACLVEPYLGGTSVRCLVVGRELVAAAEFESGGADWRNNAALGNSSRAVAHDPDVLKIIDQVVSELGPGIYGVDLFHSPDGPVVNEVNHAPGFRAVASATGADIPSAIGRYVQELLA
- a CDS encoding amino acid kinase family protein; this translates as MSRPDHRPPTVVKLGGSCLDDLDGAWWDDLARHGQDRPLILVHGWSKPLKRLSPRYSEPSAVLRDRYGNQSRWTTPEVIADIKTVSAELAEDVLGRLERRGVAAERLLGSDGLVSAGDGERWWWRDKQLVELENLVGPITGVDPAPLKNLEPRHAYLVTPLARNAAGQEVNTDADRAAAAVAGATGATDLVLVTDVAHLLIDGEPVRRITEKAAARFRDKGATGGMRKKLRAAGEALGHGVQRVVIGSAPVTDLLAARTGTVITRI
- a CDS encoding maleate cis-trans isomerase family protein; translated protein: MDLFSLPRLGVVVPPENPTAEPEFNSLVGSGMNVYTSRFPVTPGIGLREMLDLYNEVLPETLGNFGGMRLDAAVVACSASHYLLDPEGDRAYCAELSARAGFPVQSSTQAILAVCEALGVTRLTLVSPYQPWLSDTSLAFWERAGLTVDGLLLVPAATDPAGGEHYDPYEVSTGAILRRIREHGLPDDTAVLFTGTGMGTLAALTELAREQPHRTLLTSNLASAWWARRAVGGGAEETHPLLRRLERGAA
- a CDS encoding LeuA family protein; the protein is MAAAGNPEISPELPHISDATLRDSAHMAGVEFGPEDAAVIADLLVRTGVELVEVGMVSGPDAKDADLVLATHEAVGPERSMTLVVVRDRRQVAQALDEAERLGVRHVMYSIPTSEQHARLKLGSPSAKFLQTLARSAITQAKERGFHVTFSGEDGARTPRERLVPYVAAGFEAGADRFRLAETVAYLSPWQMEKVIADLTAIDGSEIEIHSHNMLGMAVANSLAAVRAGARWVSATVGGIGERGGNAPLAELLTSLRVIHGDTRFDLTHLTELSRVALEGAGLGDAFQSGPTTPHAFAYELPGQLSHPEAYETLPAELVGNSRELLVRTRLTPALVKWALADSGVSVDIDAFTAWLGRQQERQGRPLLDRDAIRKAAIDFRPA
- a CDS encoding lysine biosynthesis protein LysW, which gives rise to MPSATLTGTCPECETGLTVPPVLQGETLSCPECILTLRVEDIKDGRLTLQMVEVQLRDWGQ